The following proteins are encoded in a genomic region of Stigmatopora nigra isolate UIUO_SnigA chromosome 3, RoL_Snig_1.1, whole genome shotgun sequence:
- the LOC144194207 gene encoding uncharacterized protein LOC144194207 isoform X3 → MSGRGQTEWLSDIDDQSIVRVRVCSDHFGNDVSDDDFSPEKHDSAHVKQEEAELDTLYIKKEEEEDEITTFPIPFIVKSEEGEDGPSRVERTWFSNPTPKEVSEGDLHPKKQHPRHLKHERPYSSEEAEPESPYIKEEQEDEMAEFPMTVFGKNQEDEGPSGQCRAEKTLFRDLTPKEVSEGDLDPEKRDPLYVKRERPYILREAEPGRPDLKKEEDDIIHFPITVFVKSQEGEGPSGERAENPLFDEPTPTGEGPSLPHRLLPPLSGSDDDVTSHSSDAQANDEDIDLDPMSSKSLKRPSLKKRGRKCVGGKPFACCRCDKSYSWKYKLIEHTRRHTGEKPFVCTICGKQFRENRELKSHMQTHTGEKPFACSFCHKQFSRKQQLTAHARAHTGDEKPFACTLCEKRFTTKDNLIIHTRTHTGEKPFACSLCDKTFPRKHQLTTHMSSHTGEKPFPCSVCGKSFLTNARLRIHAKTHAEKKPFVCTFCGKTFAERGQLKSHARTHTGEKPFACSLCERRFSWKHQLTIHTRTHTGEKPYPCSVCDAKYPRKVDLIVHTITHTGEKPYPCSICHKRFSWKHHLTVHTRTHTGEMAFPCTVCSKRFLTNTRLKRHLKTHAEAKSFECPCCSKTFSGKGELKNHQRVHTGEKPFVCEVCGQRFCWRNQFITHMRTHTGEKNPFGCSFCDKRFSWKHQLTTHQRTHTGEKKPFACSFCDQTFSWKHLLTGHIRTHTGEKPFPCLVCGKKYSTNTTLKRHAKTHAQKKTLPCTSSGQTLAEKEPLKSPPRTHTDENPFACSLCQMRFPRKFQLTLHTRTHTKKKKAFSCPACAQSFSWKHRLLAHMRTHSGEKPFPCSLCEKSFAQNAQLQIHVRSHTGEKPFACEVCGKTFANKGSQTRHTKMHCREKPEKDDLTKDI, encoded by the exons ATGTCGGGAAGAGGGCAGACGGAGTGGCTGAGCGATATCGACGACCAATCCATCGTGCGTGTTCGTGTGTGTAGCGATCACTTTGGCAACG ATGTCAGCGATGATGACTTTAGCCCAGAGAAACATGACTCCGCCCACGTTAAGCAAGAGGAGGCGGAGCTAGATACCCtgtacattaaaaaagaagaagaagaagatgagatCACCACGTTTCCAATCCCCTTCATCGTCAAGAGCGAAGAAGGCGAAGATGGTCCGAGCCGAGTGGAAAGGACATGGTTTTCGAACCCGACGCCAAAAG AGGTCAGTGAAGGAGATCTCCACCCCAAGAAGCAACATCCTCGTCACCTTAAACACGAAAGGCCGTACAGCTCAGAGGAGGCGGAGCCAGAGAGCCCTTACATcaaagaggaacaagaagatgAAATGGCCGAGTTCCCAATGACTGTCTTTGGGAAAAACCAAGAAGAcgaaggtccaagtggacagtGCAGAGCGGAAAAGACTTTGTTTCGAGACCTGACGCCAAAAG AGGTCAGTGAAGGAGATCTTGACCCCGAGAAGCGCGATCCCCTCTATGTTAAACGGGAGAGGCCGTACATCTTAAGGGAGGCGGAGCCAGGGAGGCCCGAccttaaaaaagaagaagacgaTATCATCCACTTCCCAATCACTGTCTTTGTGAAGAGCCAGGAAGGTGAAGGCCCAAGTGGAGAGAGGGCTGAAAATCCTTTGTTTGACGAGCCGACACCAACAGGTGAGGGACCATCGCTGCCGCACCGCCTCTTACCGCCGCTCTCGGGCAGCGACGACGACGTCACGTCCCACTCTTCTGACGCTCAGGCGAATGATGAGGACATTGACCTCGACCCAATGTCTTCCAAATCTTTAAAGAGGCCCTCGTTGAAAAAACGTGGACGAAAATGCGTGGGCGGGAAACCTTTTGCCTGCTGCCGCTGCGATAAAAGCTATTCTTGGAAGTACAAGTTAATAGAACACACAAGAAGACACACTGGAGAAAAGCCGTTTGTCTGCACAATTTGTGGCAAACAATTCAGGGAGAATCGAGAGTTAAAAAgtcacatgcaaacacacaccgGAGAGAAGCCTTTCGCCTGCTCCTTCTGCCATAAACAATTTTCTCGAAAGCAACAGTTAACAGCGCACGCGCGTGCGCACACGGGAGATGAGAAACCTTTTGCCTGCACACTGTGTGAGAAAAGATTCACTACCAAGGACAATTTAATCATACATACCCGCACACACACTGGGGAGAAGCCTTTCGCCTGCTCACTTTGCGATAAAACCTTTCCCCGAAAGCATCAGTTAACGACACACATGAGCTCACACACTGGGGAAAAGCCTTTCCCCTGCTCAGTGTGCGGCAAAAGCTTCTTGACCAACGCAAGATTACGAATACACGCCAAGACGCATGCCGAGAAGAAACCTTTTGTCTGCACATTTTGCGGTAAAACATTCGCCGAGAGGGGCCAATTGAAAAGTCACGCCAGGACGCACACTGGAGAGAAGCCTTTTGCCTGCTCGCTTTGCGAGCGACGTTTCTCTTGGAAGCATCAGCTAACcatacacacacgtacgcaCACTGGGGAAAAACCCTATCCTTGTTCCGTTTGCGATGCGAAATATCCCCGGAAGGTGGATTTAATTGTTCACACCATAACACACACGGGAGAGAAGCCTTATCCTTGCTCAATTTGCCATAAACGATTCTCCTGGAAGCATCATTTAActgtacacacacgcacacacaccggAGAGATGGCTTTTCCTTGCACAGTGTGTAGTAAAAGGTTCCTGACTAACACGAGGTTAAAAAGACATCTGAAGACGCACGCCGAGGCAAAAAGCTTTGAGTGCCCGTGTTGCAGCAAAACATTTTCCGGGAAGGGAGAGTTAAAAAATCACCAGAGGGtacacactggggagaaaccctTTGTCTGCGaggtttgtggtcaaagattttgTTGGAGGAATCAGTTTATAACGCACATGCGTACGCACACCGGCGAGAAGAATCCTTTCGGCTGCTCCTTTTGCGACAAAAGATTCTCTTGGAAGCACCAGCTGACAACACACCAGCGTACGCACACGGGAGAGAAGAAACCTTTTGCCTGCTCATTTTGTGATCAAACATTTTCTTGGAAACATCTTTTGACAGGGCACATCCGCACGCACACCGGAGAAAAGCCTTTCCCCTGCTTAGTGTGCGGTAAGAAATACTCGACCAACACCACTTTGAAAAGACACGCAAAGACGCACGCCCAGAAAAAAACTTTGCCCTGCACGTCCAGTGGTCAAACTTTGGCCGAAAAGGAACCGTTAAAAAGCCCCCCGAGGACACATACCGACGAGAACCCTTTTGCCTGCTCGCTTTGCCAGATGAGATTCCCTCGGAAGTTTCAATTAACGCTACACACGCGTACTCacaccaagaagaagaaagctTTCTCCTGCCCCGCTTGCGCTCAAAGCTTTTCTTGGAAGCATCGGTTGCTAGCGCACATGAGAACACACAGTGGAGAAAAACCCTTTCCCTGTTCACTTTGCGAGAAGAGTTTTGCTCAAAATGCACAATTACAAATCCACGTGAGATCGCACACCGGAGAGAAACCGTTCGCTTGCGAGGTTTGCGGCAAAACCTTTGCCAACAAAGGAAGCCAaacaagacacacaaaaatgcacTGTAGAGAAAAGCCAGAAAAAGATGATCTCACAAAGGACATTTAA